A DNA window from Gasterosteus aculeatus chromosome 16, fGasAcu3.hap1.1, whole genome shotgun sequence contains the following coding sequences:
- the LOC120833961 gene encoding ADP-ribosylation factor-like protein 6 isoform X3, with product MGLLDKLSGWLGLRKKEVNVLCLGLDNSGKTTIINQLKPSSTPAQEIVPTIGFNIEKFKSSSLSFTVFDMSGQSRYRNLWEHYYKESHAIIFVIDSGDKLRMVVAKEELDTLLNHEDIRSKKMPVLFFANKMDLRDAVSSVKVSQMLSLENIKDKPWHICASNAIKGEGLQEGLDWLQDHIKTMNK from the exons ATGGGGCTGCTGGATAAACTGTCGGGCTGGCTCGGCCTCCGGAAGAAAGAGGTCAACGTTCTGTGTTTGGGACTCGACAACAGCGGGAAAACTACCATCATCAACCAACTCAAACCCTCCTCT ACACCGGCACAGGAAATAGTCCCGACCATCGGCTTCAACATCGAAAAGTTCAAGAGTTCAAG cctGTCTTTTACAGTCTTTGATATGTCCGGGCAGAGCAGGTACAGAAACCTGTGGGAGCATTACTACAA agAAAGTCACGCCATCATCTTTGTCATTGACAGCGGTGACAAACTGAGAATGGTCGTTGCCAAAGAGGAACTGGATACTCTTCTCAACCACGAAG ATATCCGCAGCAAAAAGATGCCTGTATTGTTCTTCGCTAACAAGATGGATCTACGGGATGCCGTGTCTTCTGTCAAGGTGTCCCAGATGTTGTCTTTGGAGAACATCAAAGACAAACCCTGGCACATCTG TGCGAGCAATGCTATCAAAGGAGAGGGCCTGCAGGAAGGGCTGGACTGGCTACAAG ATCATATCAAAACAATGAACAAGTGA
- the LOC120833961 gene encoding ADP-ribosylation factor-like protein 6 isoform X2, whose protein sequence is MGLLDKLSGWLGLRKKEVNVLCLGLDNSGKTTIINQLKPSSHLNHLGPLSPEWKHVSQTPAQEIVPTIGFNIEKFKSSSLSFTVFDMSGQSRYRNLWEHYYKESHAIIFVIDSGDKLRMVVAKEELDTLLNHEDIRSKKMPVLFFANKMDLRDAVSSVKVSQMLSLENIKDKPWHICASNAIKGEGLQEGLDWLQEQISQ, encoded by the exons ATGGGGCTGCTGGATAAACTGTCGGGCTGGCTCGGCCTCCGGAAGAAAGAGGTCAACGTTCTGTGTTTGGGACTCGACAACAGCGGGAAAACTACCATCATCAACCAACTCAAACCCTCCTCT CATTTGAATCATTTAGGCCCATTGTCACCCGAATGGAAACATGTTAGTCAG ACACCGGCACAGGAAATAGTCCCGACCATCGGCTTCAACATCGAAAAGTTCAAGAGTTCAAG cctGTCTTTTACAGTCTTTGATATGTCCGGGCAGAGCAGGTACAGAAACCTGTGGGAGCATTACTACAA agAAAGTCACGCCATCATCTTTGTCATTGACAGCGGTGACAAACTGAGAATGGTCGTTGCCAAAGAGGAACTGGATACTCTTCTCAACCACGAAG ATATCCGCAGCAAAAAGATGCCTGTATTGTTCTTCGCTAACAAGATGGATCTACGGGATGCCGTGTCTTCTGTCAAGGTGTCCCAGATGTTGTCTTTGGAGAACATCAAAGACAAACCCTGGCACATCTG TGCGAGCAATGCTATCAAAGGAGAGGGCCTGCAGGAAGGGCTGGACTGGCTACAAG AACAAATTTCACAGTAA
- the LOC120834439 gene encoding high-affinity choline transporter 1, producing the protein MAIHVEGIVAIVIFYLLILGVGIWAAWKNKNSGVGDGADQSERIMVGGRDIGLFVGGFTMTATWVGGGYINGTAEYVYLPNYGLAWAQAPFGYALSLVVGGLFFAKPMRSRGYVTMLDPFQQLYGKRMGGLLFIPALMGEIFWSAAILSALGATLSVIVDININISVVISALIAIFYTLVGGLYSVAYTDVVQLFCIFVGLWISVPFALSNPAVSDISVTAKEEIYQSPWLGKIDPKDAWLWADNFFLLMLGGIPWQVYFQRVLSASSATYAQVLSFIAAFGCLVMAVPSVLIGAIGASTDWNQTSYGYLAPKDKDQSDMILPIVLQHLCPSYVSFFGLGAVSAAVMSSADSSILSASSMFARNIYQLAFRQSASDREIVWVMRCTIFVFGALATAMALLTESVYGLWYLSSDLVYVIIFPQLLSVLFVKGTNTYGSVAGYVFGLLLRIGGGEPYLKLPPFIYYPGWVNQERIHHVTGEVEHFVQQRFPFKSMSMLASFSANVAFSYLTKYLFESGTFSHKYDFLDAVVSKHSKEIMDKATLVSNQDNIILSEMAPVKQVVGASIAGTFINAEVLSDDGASSPEAFVDDN; encoded by the exons ATGGCCATCCACGTCGAAGGCATCGTGGCAATCGTGATCTTCTACCTCCTGATTCTCGGTGTGGGGATCTGGGCCGCGTGGAAGAACAAGAACTCCGGTGTTGGCGACGGCGCGGACCAGAGCGAGCGCATCATGGTCGGAGGAAGGGACATCGGATTGTTCGTTGGCGGATTCACAATGACCG cCACCTGGGTTGGTGGGGGCTACATTAATGGGACAGCAGAGTATGTCTACCTGCCAAATTACGGCCTTGCTTGGGCACAGGCACCCTTTGGATATGCTCTCAGCCTGGTAGTAG GTGGACTTTTCTTTGCGAAGCCCATGCGTTCCCGTGGATACGTCACCATGCTGGATCCCTTCCAGCAGCTGTACGGAAAGAGGATGGGAGGCCTGCTCTTCATCCCTGCACTCATGGGGGAAATCTTCTGGTCCGCAGCCATTTTATCCGCCCTGG GTGCAACTCTGAGTGTGATTGTGGACATAAACATCAACATTTCGGTGGTGATCTCAGCCCTGATAGCCATCTTTTACACACTTGTTGGAGGACTCTACTCTGTGGCGTACACAGACGTGGTCCAGCTCTTCTGTATCTTTGTGGGCTTG TGGATCAGCGTGCCTTTTGCCCTGTCCAATCCCGCCGTGTCAGATATCAGCGTTACAGCCAAGGAGGAAATCTACCAGTCGCCCTGGCTGGGCAAGATCGATCCTAAAGACGCATGGCTCTGGGCAGACAACTTCTTTTTGCTG ATGTTGGGGGGGATTCCCTGGCAGGTCTATTTTCAACGGGTTCTTTCTGCCTCTTCAGCTACCTACGCTCAGGTCCTTTCCTTCATCGCTGCCTTCGGCTGCCTGGTCATGGCCGTCCCCTCTGTCCTCATAGGTGCTATAGGGGCCTCCaccg ACTGGAACCAGACTTCTTATGGGTATCTCGCTCCAAAGGATAAGGATCAGTCAGACATGATCCTCCCCATAGTGCTTCAGCACCTCTGCCCGTCCTACGTCTCCTTCTTTGGCCTGGGCGCCGTGTCGGCCGCGGTCATGTCGTCGGCGGACTCCTCCATTCTCTCAGCCAGCTCCATGTTTGCCAGGAACATTTATCAGCTCGCCTTTCGGCAGTCG GCTTCAGATAGAGAGATTGTTTGGGTGATGCGCTGCACCATCTTTGTATTCGGAGCGCTTGCCACTGCCATGGCGTTGCTGACAGAATCCGTGTACGGCCTGTGGTACCTGAGCTCCGACTTGGTCTACGTCATCATCTTCCCCCAGCTTCTCAGCGTGTTGTTCGTCAAGGGCACCAACACCTACGGCTCCGTGGCTGGCTACGTCTTTGGTCTTTTGTTGCGCATCGGTGGAGGGGAGCCCTACCTCAAACTCCCACCCTTCATCTACTACCCCGGTTGGGTGAACCAGGAGAGGATCCACCACGTCACTGGGGAGGTGGAGCACTTTGTCCAGCAGAGGTTCCCGTTCAAGTCCATGTCCATGCTGGCGTCGTTCTCGGCAAACGTGGCCTTTTCTTACCTGACAAAGTACCTGTTTGAAAGCGGCACCTTTTCGCACAAGTACGACTTCCTGGACGCCGTGGTGTCCAAGCACAGCAAGGAGATCATGGACAAAGCCACGCTGGTGAGCAACCAAGACAACATTATTCTTTCAGAGATGGCGCCGGTCAAGCAGGTGGTGGGCGCGTCAATTGCCGGGACGTTCATCAACGCCGAGGTCCTCAGCGACGACGGGGCGTCCAGTCCGGAGGCTTTTGTCGATGACAACTAG
- the LOC120833961 gene encoding ADP-ribosylation factor-like protein 6 isoform X1, with amino-acid sequence MGLLDKLSGWLGLRKKEVNVLCLGLDNSGKTTIINQLKPSSHLNHLGPLSPEWKHVSQTPAQEIVPTIGFNIEKFKSSSLSFTVFDMSGQSRYRNLWEHYYKESHAIIFVIDSGDKLRMVVAKEELDTLLNHEDIRSKKMPVLFFANKMDLRDAVSSVKVSQMLSLENIKDKPWHICASNAIKGEGLQEGLDWLQDHIKTMNK; translated from the exons ATGGGGCTGCTGGATAAACTGTCGGGCTGGCTCGGCCTCCGGAAGAAAGAGGTCAACGTTCTGTGTTTGGGACTCGACAACAGCGGGAAAACTACCATCATCAACCAACTCAAACCCTCCTCT CATTTGAATCATTTAGGCCCATTGTCACCCGAATGGAAACATGTTAGTCAG ACACCGGCACAGGAAATAGTCCCGACCATCGGCTTCAACATCGAAAAGTTCAAGAGTTCAAG cctGTCTTTTACAGTCTTTGATATGTCCGGGCAGAGCAGGTACAGAAACCTGTGGGAGCATTACTACAA agAAAGTCACGCCATCATCTTTGTCATTGACAGCGGTGACAAACTGAGAATGGTCGTTGCCAAAGAGGAACTGGATACTCTTCTCAACCACGAAG ATATCCGCAGCAAAAAGATGCCTGTATTGTTCTTCGCTAACAAGATGGATCTACGGGATGCCGTGTCTTCTGTCAAGGTGTCCCAGATGTTGTCTTTGGAGAACATCAAAGACAAACCCTGGCACATCTG TGCGAGCAATGCTATCAAAGGAGAGGGCCTGCAGGAAGGGCTGGACTGGCTACAAG ATCATATCAAAACAATGAACAAGTGA
- the LOC120833959 gene encoding LOW QUALITY PROTEIN: F-box only protein 47 (The sequence of the model RefSeq protein was modified relative to this genomic sequence to represent the inferred CDS: deleted 2 bases in 1 codon; substituted 1 base at 1 genomic stop codon) → VSLVLESSVFSMVSKEINQFILDYISSLAWKNKTIIQSFHRSTCLQQKSTIEHYRDLGVLFKRCTLLLPTKDRLKFIFSQFSQIPCFLLEHCFTPDCIGFSSYGVFLQVEASYKTLIAGWDELECHRVFNFLSDLTNLLQKTEAVVTGKPGVRWYQKLQLRLFCRHVLLDPWLNQPDCHFWLMQLLKPWPMVSQANLLFVLYGPLMPEGNRGARLFGFTVTLKTGSDRNPGLLPVFSSHTYVVXQDGGYGDLLHAETFGWQDLVERGLPHSSLWDMARAVLLLFGKLEVKGNSANSLLAILEELIVIPRPWHVENVARLLVLCGSSLCYTVLASKAVNGRLLEVSRLIVYIILVCEKDGYHMTWAVKMVQQICKVFSTAPERFCFIQQLESMFSEVTREVFELSVTGNPLEDGETFQTLCFLLDSSARFHTKFLHMFLK, encoded by the exons gTTTCATTAGTGCTGGAGAGCAGTGTGTTCAGCATGGTGTCCAAGGAAATCAATCAATTCATTTTGGACTACATCTCAAGCCTGGCCTGGAAGAATAAAACAATCATTCAAAGCTTTCATCGCTCCACGTGCCTTCAACAGAAGTCCACTATTGAACACTACAGAGACCTGG GTGTGTTGTTCAAGAGATGCACCTTGTTGCTACCAACGAAGGACAGGTTAAAGTTTATCTTTAGCCAGTTTTCACAG ATTCCCTGCTTCCTGTTGGAGCACTGTTTCACACCCGACTGCATTGGCTTCTCCAGCTACGGAGTcttcctccaggtggaggcctCATATAAA ACACTGATCGCAGGTTGGGACGAGCTGGAGTGCCACAGAGTGTTCAACTTCCTTAGTGACCTCACAAACCTGCTGCAAAAAACCGAGGCAGTTGTCACTGGAAAACCTG GTGTCAGGTGGTACCAAAAGCTGCAGCTCCGTCTATTCTGCCGCCATGTTCTGTTGGACCCATGGCTGAACCAGCCAGATTGTCATTTCTGGCTGATGCAGCTGCTGAAGCCTTGGCCCATGGTCAGCCAGGCCAACTTGCTGTTCGTCCTCTATGGACCTCTGATGCCTGAGGGTAACCGTGGTGCGCGTTTGTTTGGCTTCACTGTCACTCTGAAAACGGGATCAGACCGGAATCCTGGCTTGTTGCCCGTTTTCTCCTCCCATACTTATGTGGTGTAGCAGG ACGGTGGTTACGGTGATCTCCTCCACGCAGAAACCTTCGGCTGGCAGGATCTGGTGGAGAGGGGGCTACCTCACAGCTCTCTGTGGGACATGGCCAGGGCCGTCCTCCTGCTGTTCGGCAAACTAGAAGTCAAAGGCAATAGCGCCAATTCCCTGCTGGCAATCTTAGAGGAGCTCATCG TCATTCCTCGGCCGTGGCATGTGGAGAACGTGGCTCGTCTGCTGGTGCTGTGCGGCAGCAGTCTCTGCTACACCGTCCTAGCCAGCAAGGCCGTCAACGGGCGACTTCTCGAAGTCTCCAGACTGATCGTGTACATCATACTG GTGTGTGAGAAGGACGGCTATCACATGACGTGGGCGGTGAAAATGGTGCAGCAGATCTGTAAGGTCTTCAGCACGGCTCCCGAAAGGTTCTGCTTCATCCAGCAACTGGAGAGCATGTTTTCAGAGGTCACCAGGGAGGTCTTTGAGTTGTCAGTGACAG ggaaCCCTCTTGAGGACGGGGAGACTTTCCAGACATTGTGCTTCCTCCTGGACTCCAGCGCTCGCTTCCACACTAAATTCCTCCACATGTTCCTCAAATAG
- the LOC120833960 gene encoding claudin-14, translated as MASTAVQLLGFFLGLLGFIGTVVATLLPYWRSTAYVGSNIITTTAYMKGLWMECVWHSTGIYQCEVYRSLLALPRDLQAARALMVLSCVTSVLASLVSVMGMKCTRCARDPLVKSSLVLSGGIGFLCAGVLCLVTVSWTTNDVILDFYDPFLPSGMKYEIGLAVYLGYASACVSLGGGMALCWSSSSSSSSSRSRRRRHVQRNQPLSPPPAFSHIYPPAPPYKPPEALKDNRAPSLCSLSSNGYRLNNYV; from the exons ATGGCCAGCACGGCGGTTCAACTCCTCGGCTTCTTCTTGGGCCTGTTGGGGTTCATAGGTACCGTGGTTGCAACCCTGCTCCCCTACTGGCGCAGCACAGCCTACGTGGGCTCCAACATCATCACAACCACCGCCTACATGAAAGGCCTGTGGATGGAGTGTGTGTGGCACAGCACCGGCATTTACCAATGTGAGGTGTACAGATCTCTACTGGCGCTGCCGCGCGACCTGCAG gctGCCCGGGCGCTCATGGTGCTCTCCTGCGTGACCTCGGTCCTGGCGTCTCTGGTGTCTGTGATGGGGATGAAGTGTACCCGCTGCGCCCGTGACCCCTTGGTCAAGTCGTCGCTGGTGCTCAGCGGTGGGATCGGATTCCTCTGTGCCGGCGTGCTCTGCCTGGTCACCGTGTCCTGGACCACCAACGATGTCATCTTGGATTTCTACGACCCCTTCCTTCCCAGCGGGATGAAGTACGAGATCGGCCTGGCCGTGTACCTCGGCTACGCCTCGGCCTGCGTCAGTCTGGGCGGAGGGATGGCGCTgtgctggagcagcagcagcagcagcagtagcagcaggtCAAGGAGGCGCCGCCACGTGCAGAGGAATCAACCGCTATCACCCCCCCCTGCCTTCAGCCACATATACCCTCCCGCCCCGCCGTACAAGCCCCCCGAGGCCCTGAAGGACAACCGCGCTCCCTCGCTCTGCTCTCTGTCCAGCAACGGCTACAGGCTCAACAACTACGTCTAA
- the LOC120833961 gene encoding ADP-ribosylation factor-like protein 6 isoform X4 — protein sequence MGLLDKLSGWLGLRKKEVNVLCLGLDNSGKTTIINQLKPSSTPAQEIVPTIGFNIEKFKSSSLSFTVFDMSGQSRYRNLWEHYYKESHAIIFVIDSGDKLRMVVAKEELDTLLNHEDIRSKKMPVLFFANKMDLRDAVSSVKVSQMLSLENIKDKPWHICASNAIKGEGLQEGLDWLQEQISQ from the exons ATGGGGCTGCTGGATAAACTGTCGGGCTGGCTCGGCCTCCGGAAGAAAGAGGTCAACGTTCTGTGTTTGGGACTCGACAACAGCGGGAAAACTACCATCATCAACCAACTCAAACCCTCCTCT ACACCGGCACAGGAAATAGTCCCGACCATCGGCTTCAACATCGAAAAGTTCAAGAGTTCAAG cctGTCTTTTACAGTCTTTGATATGTCCGGGCAGAGCAGGTACAGAAACCTGTGGGAGCATTACTACAA agAAAGTCACGCCATCATCTTTGTCATTGACAGCGGTGACAAACTGAGAATGGTCGTTGCCAAAGAGGAACTGGATACTCTTCTCAACCACGAAG ATATCCGCAGCAAAAAGATGCCTGTATTGTTCTTCGCTAACAAGATGGATCTACGGGATGCCGTGTCTTCTGTCAAGGTGTCCCAGATGTTGTCTTTGGAGAACATCAAAGACAAACCCTGGCACATCTG TGCGAGCAATGCTATCAAAGGAGAGGGCCTGCAGGAAGGGCTGGACTGGCTACAAG AACAAATTTCACAGTAA